Proteins encoded within one genomic window of Dasypus novemcinctus isolate mDasNov1 chromosome 17, mDasNov1.1.hap2, whole genome shotgun sequence:
- the SERTAD2 gene encoding SERTA domain-containing protein 2, giving the protein MLGKGGKRKFDEHEDGLEGKIVSPSDGPSKVSYTLQRQTIFNISLMKLYNHRPLTEPSLQKTVLINNMLRRIQEELKQEGSLRPVFAASSQPADPLSHSYREAPPAFSHPASPPAHPCDLDDLGSTTPLEACLTPASLLEDDHDTFCTSQALPPVAPTKPLPPALPPEKDSFSSALDEIEELCPTSTSTEAAAAAADSSKGSSSEGGLQKPEGLPEGRTDDSKLMDSLPGNFEITTSTGFLTDLTLDDILFADIDTSMYDFDPCTSASGTASKMAPVSADDLLKTLAPYSSQPVTPSQPFKMDLTELDHIMEVLVGS; this is encoded by the coding sequence atgttgggtaaaGGAGGAAAACGGAAGTTTGATGAGCATGAAGATGGGCTGGAAGGCAAAATCGTGTCTCCCTCTGACGGTCCATCTAAGGTGTCCTACACCTTACAGCGCCAGACTATCTTCAACATTTCCCTTATGAAGCTGTATAACCACAGGCCCCTAACAGAGCCCAGCTTGCAAAAGACTGTTTTAATTAACAACATGTTGAGGCGGATCCAGGAGGAACTCAAACAGGAAGGCAGCCTGAGGCCCGTGTTCGCCGCCTCCTCGCAGCCTGCAGATCCCCTGAGCCACAGCTACCGGGAGGCGCCCCCTGCCTTCAGCCACCCCGCGTCCCCGCCCGCTCACCCCTGCGACCTCGACGACCTCGGAAGCACTACACCCCTGGAGGCCTGTCTCACCCCGGCCTCCCTGCTCGAGGACGACCACGACACTTTTTGCACTTCCCAGGCCTTGCCGCCTGTGGCTCCTACCAAACCCTTACCTCCAGCTCTCCCCCCGGAAAAGGACAGTTTCTCCTCCGCCTTGGACGAGATTGAGGAGCTCTGTCCCACATCTACCTCCACAGAGGCCGCGGCAGCCGCAGCGGACAGCTCGAAAGGGAGCTCCAGCGAGGGCGGCCTCCAGAAACCCGAGGGGCTCCCTGAGGGCCGCACCGATGACTCAAAGCTGATGGACTCCCTGCCTGGGAATTTTGAAATAACTACGTCCACGGGTTTTCTGACAGACTTGACTCTGGACGACATCCTCTTTGCTGACATTGACACGTCGATGTATGATTTCGATCCCTGCACGTCCGCGTCAGGGACAGCCTCAAAAATGGCCCCGGTGTCGGCCGACGACCTCCTCAAGACGCTCGCTCCTTACAGCAGTCAGCCTGTCACCCCGAGTCAGCCTTTCAAAATGGACCTCACGGAACTGGACCACATCATGGAGGTGCTCGTTGGGTCCTAG